The sequence AATAGATGAGAAGATAGACTCTGGCCTGGCAAGATTAGATGAGAAGATAGACCTGGTTAAAAATGAGCTTTTGGCAGAGATAAGGAGACAGGATGCAGAGATAAGAAGACAAGGTGATATTATGGTGGCTGAGCTAAAAAGGATAGATAATGAATTGAGGTTGTTAAGGGAGATGAAGGATAGGACAGAGGAGATTGAGCAATTAAAACAAAGAATCTCTGCCTTAGAGGCAAGGATAGCGGCATAAAATGGGTTTAATTACAAAGAAACTAAAGGTTATGGGCGATAAGGGAGAAAGGGAGGTAAATTGCCTTTTTGATAGTGGAGCCTCGGTCTCTTTTATTAGAAAAGATATTCAGGAAACCCTGGCTACGCCATTTTCATTGCTTGAGTCAATAAGCTTTCAGTTAGGAGATGGAAAGGGAAGGGTTGAAGCAAATGAAGAGGTGC is a genomic window of bacterium containing:
- a CDS encoding retropepsin-like aspartic protease produces the protein MGLITKKLKVMGDKGEREVNCLFDSGASVSFIRKDIQETLATPFSLLESISFQLGDGKGRVEANEEVLLWIKLPEGKIFDHVVIVPQLAEEMIIGAKTLQFYKIKLDFEHDDIIVDKKALELKLI